A region of Rhodanobacteraceae bacterium DNA encodes the following proteins:
- a CDS encoding Alanine racemase, translated as MSRSATATIHLDALRANLARVRELAAGPKVMAVVKADAYGHGLERSARALGNADAFGVASIADGLRLRAAGHRQRIVVLSGPDAASDLSEMRRLRLEAVIHHDSQLAMLEAEHDGDPLKVWLKLDTGMHRLGFPPERARELHARLRALPAVDPAIVLMTHFAASDEFDNDLTARQTQCFLDATKDLPGERALSNSAGLLGWPQARGNWIRVGGLLYGLSVAEGKTGADFGFAPAMTLTTPLVAINRIARGERVGYGATWECPEDMHVGVAAIGYGDGYPRSARSGTPVLVADAPASVIGRVSMDLLTLDLRQAPEAKVGDVVTLWGPQLPIEVIADHAGTISYELTCGVTRRVLFSED; from the coding sequence TTGAGCCGCTCCGCCACCGCGACGATCCATCTCGACGCGCTGCGCGCCAATCTCGCGCGGGTGCGCGAACTCGCGGCTGGCCCCAAGGTGATGGCGGTGGTGAAAGCCGATGCCTATGGGCATGGCCTCGAACGCAGCGCACGCGCGCTGGGCAATGCCGACGCCTTCGGCGTGGCCTCGATTGCAGACGGCCTGCGCTTGCGCGCGGCAGGACATCGCCAGCGCATCGTGGTGCTGTCCGGTCCCGATGCCGCGAGCGACCTCTCCGAAATGCGCCGGCTGCGCCTCGAAGCCGTGATCCACCACGATTCGCAACTCGCGATGCTGGAAGCCGAACACGACGGCGATCCGCTGAAAGTGTGGCTCAAACTCGACACCGGGATGCACCGACTCGGTTTTCCGCCGGAACGCGCGCGCGAATTGCATGCGCGCCTGCGCGCATTGCCTGCGGTCGATCCCGCGATCGTGCTGATGACGCATTTCGCGGCGTCGGACGAATTCGACAACGACCTCACCGCGCGCCAGACGCAGTGCTTCCTCGATGCGACCAAGGATTTGCCCGGCGAACGCGCGCTGTCGAATTCCGCCGGATTGCTGGGCTGGCCGCAGGCGCGCGGAAACTGGATTCGCGTCGGCGGGCTGCTGTACGGCTTGTCGGTGGCCGAAGGCAAGACCGGTGCCGATTTCGGTTTCGCGCCCGCGATGACGCTGACGACGCCCCTGGTCGCGATCAATCGCATCGCACGCGGCGAGCGCGTTGGTTATGGCGCGACCTGGGAATGCCCCGAGGACATGCACGTCGGCGTCGCCGCGATCGGTTACGGCGACGGCTATCCACGCAGCGCGCGTTCCGGCACGCCGGTGCTTGTCGCTGATGCGCCCGCCAGTGTGATCGGCCGGGTGTCGATGGATTTGCTCACGCTGGATTTGCGCCAGGCGCCGGAGGCGAAGGTTGGCGATGTCGTGACGTTGTGGGGTCCGCAACTGCCCATCGAAGTCATCGCCGATCATGCCGGCACCATCTCGTACGAACTCACCTGCGGCGTCACCCGGCGCGTGCTGTTTTCGGAGGACTGA
- a CDS encoding DNA repair protein RadA, translating to MPKAKTAYVCSDCGAEYPKWQGQCESCGAWNTLSAFVVQPAKEAGAAVRRVGYAGTEASKVQPLASVAGEVEQRHLIRIGELDRVLGGGLVEGSVVLVGGDPGIGKSTLLLQTLAALGERLPGLYVSGEESLAQIAARGHRLGLELGPLRALAETCVERILEHAAAEKPQVLVIDSIQTIWTETLPAAPGSVSQVRESAARLVRFAKQTGTSVFLVGHVTKEGGIAGPRVLEHMVDAVLYFEGEVGSRFRVLRAFKNRFGAVNELGVFAMSDRGLREVPNPSAIFLSSQQGATPGSAVMVTREGTRPLLVEVQALVDQSNLGNPRRVALGLEQNRLAMLLAVLHRHGGAAVFDQDVFVNVVGGIRVQETAADLPVLLAVLSSFRDRALPEKTVAFGEVGLSGEVRPVPNGEERLKEAAHHGFRRAIVPKANAPKKAARIGDMEVIGVERLREAIDACA from the coding sequence ATGCCCAAGGCCAAGACCGCCTACGTGTGTTCGGATTGCGGCGCGGAGTATCCGAAGTGGCAGGGTCAATGCGAGTCCTGCGGCGCGTGGAATACGCTGAGTGCGTTCGTGGTGCAGCCGGCGAAGGAAGCCGGCGCGGCGGTGCGTCGGGTCGGTTACGCCGGTACGGAAGCATCGAAGGTGCAACCGCTGGCAAGCGTCGCGGGCGAAGTCGAACAGCGTCACCTGATCCGCATCGGCGAGCTCGACCGCGTGCTGGGCGGTGGCCTGGTGGAAGGTTCGGTGGTGCTGGTGGGCGGCGATCCCGGCATCGGCAAATCCACGTTGCTGCTGCAGACGCTGGCCGCGCTGGGCGAGCGCCTGCCGGGCCTGTACGTCAGCGGCGAGGAATCGCTGGCGCAGATCGCGGCGCGCGGACATCGGCTGGGGCTGGAACTCGGCCCGTTGCGCGCGCTGGCGGAAACCTGCGTCGAGCGCATCCTCGAACACGCCGCCGCGGAAAAACCGCAAGTCCTCGTCATCGATTCGATCCAGACGATCTGGACCGAAACCCTGCCCGCGGCGCCGGGTTCGGTGTCGCAGGTGCGTGAATCGGCGGCGCGGCTGGTGCGCTTCGCGAAGCAGACCGGCACCTCGGTGTTCCTCGTCGGACACGTCACGAAAGAGGGCGGAATCGCCGGCCCGCGCGTGCTGGAGCACATGGTCGATGCGGTGCTGTATTTCGAAGGCGAAGTCGGCTCGCGCTTCCGCGTGTTGCGGGCGTTCAAGAACCGCTTCGGTGCGGTCAACGAGCTCGGCGTGTTCGCGATGTCTGACCGCGGCCTGCGCGAGGTGCCGAATCCGTCCGCGATCTTCCTGTCATCGCAACAGGGCGCGACGCCCGGCAGCGCGGTGATGGTGACCCGCGAGGGCACGCGTCCGCTGCTGGTCGAGGTGCAGGCGCTGGTCGATCAGTCGAACCTCGGCAACCCGCGCCGCGTCGCGCTGGGCCTCGAACAGAATCGCCTCGCGATGTTGCTGGCCGTGCTGCACCGCCACGGCGGCGCCGCGGTGTTCGACCAGGACGTGTTCGTCAACGTGGTCGGCGGCATCCGCGTGCAGGAAACCGCGGCCGACCTGCCGGTGCTGCTGGCGGTGCTGTCTTCTTTTCGTGATCGCGCGCTGCCCGAGAAAACCGTTGCCTTCGGCGAAGTCGGCTTGTCCGGCGAAGTGCGACCGGTACCGAACGGCGAGGAACGCCTGAAGGAAGCCGCGCACCACGGTTTTCGCCGCGCGATCGTGCCCAAGGCCAATGCACCGAAGAAGGCTGCGCGCATCGGCGACATGGAAGTGATCGGCGTGGAGCGCTTGCGCGAGGCGATCGACGCCTGCGCCTGA
- a CDS encoding glutathione S-transferase family protein produces MQLIGMLDSPYVRRTAISLRRLGLPFEHRPLSVFRHFDAVHAINPLVKVPTLVCDDGCVLVDSTLIIDYAETLAGRSLMPQGTDARRRALRLIGVALVVCEKAVQHLYEHKRMPDKQDAGWLERVHGQLRDACALLEPELRDVPANRWLCGDEPTQADISVGVAWTFTRIVAADVVSARDYPAFAAFAERAERLPEFMALRP; encoded by the coding sequence ATGCAACTGATCGGCATGCTCGATTCGCCCTACGTACGGCGCACCGCGATTTCCCTGCGAAGGCTCGGACTGCCGTTCGAGCATCGCCCGCTGTCGGTGTTCCGCCATTTCGATGCCGTGCACGCAATCAATCCGCTGGTGAAGGTCCCGACGCTGGTCTGCGACGACGGCTGCGTGCTGGTCGATTCCACGCTGATCATCGACTACGCGGAAACGCTGGCAGGCCGCAGCCTGATGCCGCAAGGGACGGATGCGCGCCGGCGCGCGCTGCGGCTGATCGGCGTCGCCCTGGTGGTGTGCGAGAAGGCCGTGCAGCACCTGTACGAACACAAACGCATGCCGGACAAGCAGGATGCGGGGTGGCTGGAGCGTGTGCACGGCCAACTGCGCGACGCCTGCGCCCTGCTCGAACCGGAATTGCGCGACGTGCCTGCGAACCGTTGGCTGTGCGGCGACGAGCCAACCCAAGCCGACATCAGCGTAGGGGTGGCATGGACGTTCACGCGGATTGTCGCCGCGGACGTGGTGTCTGCGCGGGACTATCCGGCTTTCGCCGCATTTGCCGAACGCGCGGAGCGGTTGCCGGAATTCATGGCCCTGCGCCCCTGA
- a CDS encoding UDP-2,3-diacylglucosamine diphosphatase translates to MATLFISDLHLDDARPRIVETFERFCAGEARRADALYVVGDLFEAYVGDDDDALLNARVAAALRDVAAAGVPVYYIAGNRDFLLGDDYARRCGMDILDDGTVIDLYGTPTLILHGDVLCTDDAAYLAFRQQVRDPAWQAAFLARPLSERRAFAAQARDASRAHTSQADMAIMDVNQAAVEHALREANVMRMIHGHTHRPVIHDFTLDGRPAQRIVLGDWYEQGSVLRVENDSIELAGLASR, encoded by the coding sequence ATGGCTACTCTTTTCATCTCCGACCTGCACCTCGACGACGCGCGCCCGCGTATCGTCGAAACGTTCGAGCGATTCTGTGCGGGCGAGGCGCGCCGCGCCGACGCGCTGTACGTGGTGGGCGACCTGTTCGAGGCCTACGTCGGCGACGATGACGATGCGCTACTGAACGCACGTGTGGCTGCCGCCTTGCGCGACGTCGCCGCGGCAGGCGTCCCCGTGTACTACATCGCGGGCAATCGCGATTTTCTTTTGGGCGACGACTACGCGCGCCGCTGCGGCATGGACATCCTGGACGACGGCACCGTCATCGACTTGTATGGCACGCCCACGCTGATCCTGCACGGCGACGTGCTGTGCACCGACGACGCGGCGTATCTTGCCTTCCGTCAGCAGGTGCGCGATCCCGCATGGCAGGCCGCGTTCCTCGCGCGCCCCTTGAGCGAGCGCCGCGCGTTCGCCGCGCAGGCACGCGACGCCAGTCGCGCGCATACCTCACAAGCCGACATGGCGATCATGGATGTCAACCAGGCCGCCGTGGAACACGCGCTGCGCGAAGCGAACGTCATGCGCATGATCCACGGCCACACCCACCGGCCCGTGATCCACGATTTCACGCTGGACGGCCGACCCGCGCAACGCATCGTGCTGGGCGACTGGTACGAGCAGGGGTCGGTGCTGCGGGTCGAAAACGATTCGATCGAACTGGCGGGACTTGCGTCCCGTTGA
- a CDS encoding Peptidyl-prolyl cis-trans isomerase PpiB, which produces MIPIRSSRRLWLPAPFAFVLLAFAACAAQAAPPPASSPAPATSAQPAVHPQVELKTSQGDIVIELFPDKAPKTVANFLQYVKDGFYDGTVFHRVIPGYLIQGGLYTRELRPKRTLPPIPDEANNGLSNLRGTVAAARGPDPDSATAQFFINVVDNPRLDYVGNQSGMTWGYAVFGKVVKGMDVVDKIDNLPTGPQGPFIGDVPRPLVLIESAKVIGEAAHPVEEPVSPVTGQAPASAPASKKKPGAKH; this is translated from the coding sequence ATGATCCCGATCCGATCTTCCCGCCGTCTGTGGTTGCCCGCTCCCTTCGCATTCGTGCTGCTCGCATTCGCCGCATGCGCGGCGCAGGCAGCGCCCCCGCCCGCGTCGTCGCCCGCACCGGCGACATCGGCGCAGCCGGCCGTGCATCCGCAGGTGGAGTTGAAGACGTCGCAGGGCGACATCGTGATCGAACTGTTTCCCGACAAGGCGCCCAAGACCGTCGCCAACTTCCTGCAATACGTGAAGGACGGCTTCTACGACGGCACCGTGTTCCACCGCGTGATTCCGGGCTACCTGATCCAGGGCGGGCTGTACACGCGCGAACTGCGGCCCAAGCGCACGCTGCCGCCGATCCCCGACGAAGCCAACAATGGCCTGTCGAATCTGCGCGGCACGGTGGCCGCGGCGCGCGGGCCGGATCCCGATTCGGCGACCGCGCAGTTCTTCATCAACGTGGTGGACAACCCGCGCCTGGACTACGTCGGCAACCAGAGCGGCATGACCTGGGGTTATGCGGTGTTCGGCAAGGTCGTGAAAGGCATGGACGTGGTGGACAAGATCGACAACCTGCCGACCGGACCGCAAGGCCCGTTCATCGGCGACGTGCCGCGCCCGCTGGTGTTGATCGAAAGCGCCAAGGTCATCGGCGAGGCCGCGCACCCGGTCGAGGAGCCGGTGTCGCCCGTGACCGGCCAGGCGCCCGCTTCGGCGCCGGCGTCGAAGAAAAAGCCCGGCGCGAAACACTGA
- a CDS encoding Glutaredoxin 3, which translates to MADIEIYSTAICPYCIAAKNLLKSKGLDWRELRIDADPAARAEMLRRAPGARTVPQIFINGTHVGGFDQLAAAERSGRLQELLQAMP; encoded by the coding sequence ATGGCCGACATCGAAATCTATTCCACCGCGATCTGCCCCTACTGCATTGCCGCCAAGAACCTGCTGAAGTCGAAGGGACTCGACTGGCGCGAGTTGCGGATCGACGCCGATCCCGCCGCGCGCGCCGAGATGCTGCGGCGCGCTCCCGGCGCTCGCACCGTGCCGCAGATCTTCATCAACGGCACCCACGTCGGCGGTTTCGACCAGCTCGCGGCCGCGGAGCGCAGCGGGCGGCTGCAGGAACTTTTGCAAGCCATGCCGTAA
- a CDS encoding Isocitrate dehydrogenase [NAD], producing the protein MKKTIAVIRGDGIGPEIMAATLKVLDALDCGLDYAFVEAGMVALEKHGDLLPQATLDAIAKYGVALKGPLTTPIGKGFSSLNVALRRHFDLYANVRPAISFPGTRARYENIDIITVRENTEGAYLSEGQTLSDDGEVAQSIVRNTRTGASRIVRYAFELAAKKGRKKVTAVHKANIIKTASGLFLDVAREIARDYPQIAFNEMIVDNTCMQLVMNPWQFDVIVTTNLFGDILSDLCAGLVGGLGLAPGANIGKDAAVFEAVHGSAPDIAGKNIADPCALLLAAAEMLDHLGMVDKGARIRAAIRATLEAHDRVTPDLGGSGTTETFAEALVERVRTA; encoded by the coding sequence GTGAAGAAAACCATCGCGGTGATCCGTGGCGACGGCATCGGCCCGGAAATCATGGCCGCCACCCTGAAAGTGCTGGATGCGCTCGACTGCGGGCTCGACTATGCGTTCGTCGAAGCCGGCATGGTGGCGCTGGAAAAACACGGCGACCTGCTGCCGCAGGCGACGCTGGATGCGATCGCGAAGTACGGTGTCGCGCTGAAGGGGCCGCTGACCACGCCGATCGGCAAGGGTTTTTCATCGCTCAACGTGGCGCTGCGCCGGCACTTCGACCTGTACGCGAACGTGCGGCCGGCGATCAGCTTCCCCGGCACCAGGGCGCGCTACGAGAACATCGACATCATCACGGTGCGCGAGAACACCGAGGGAGCGTATCTGTCCGAAGGCCAGACGCTGTCCGACGACGGCGAGGTCGCGCAATCGATCGTGCGCAATACCCGCACCGGCGCCTCGCGCATCGTGCGCTACGCGTTCGAATTGGCGGCGAAGAAGGGCCGCAAGAAAGTCACCGCGGTGCACAAGGCCAACATCATCAAGACCGCGTCGGGCCTGTTCCTCGACGTCGCGCGCGAGATCGCCAGGGACTATCCGCAGATCGCGTTCAACGAAATGATCGTGGACAACACCTGCATGCAACTGGTGATGAACCCGTGGCAGTTCGACGTGATCGTCACCACCAACCTGTTCGGCGACATCCTTTCGGATTTGTGCGCGGGCCTCGTCGGCGGGCTTGGCCTCGCGCCCGGCGCCAACATCGGCAAGGACGCGGCCGTTTTCGAAGCCGTGCACGGTTCCGCGCCCGACATCGCCGGCAAGAACATCGCCGATCCTTGCGCGCTGCTGCTGGCCGCCGCGGAAATGCTGGATCACCTCGGCATGGTCGACAAGGGCGCGCGCATCCGCGCCGCGATCCGCGCGACACTGGAAGCGCACGACCGTGTCACGCCCGATCTCGGCGGCAGCGGCACCACCGAAACGTTCGCCGAAGCGTTGGTTGAACGCGTGCGGACTGCGTGA
- a CDS encoding Fe(2+)/alpha-ketoglutarate-dependent dioxygenase LpxO, with translation MLLAIRLAILAILLLFLLSALTVHFRSKVRLKLRKQLASHATVFAPYNLLMYAFSAVPAVAFPDRKRFADVDALRDNWQTIRDEAAGLSDEGHIRAALKDTDASFSSFIKVGWKRFYVKWYGEPLPSAQKLCPRTVELVNRIPGVKAAMFALLPPGTTLNPHRDPFAGSLRYHMGLMTPNSDACHIVVDGQDYSWRDGEDVVFDETCVHWVENNTDTPRVILMCDIERPLRSRAMAWINHHVSNFMGAITASPNEASEPTGAINRLFSALRLRREKSRAFKQRHRKLFKAMKLAGSVVLLWVLLLAPWPIL, from the coding sequence ATGCTGCTCGCCATCCGCCTCGCGATCCTCGCCATCCTGCTGCTGTTCCTGCTGAGCGCACTGACCGTGCACTTCCGCAGCAAGGTCAGGCTGAAGCTGCGCAAGCAGCTTGCCAGCCACGCCACCGTGTTCGCGCCGTACAACCTCCTGATGTACGCGTTCTCGGCGGTGCCTGCGGTGGCCTTCCCGGATCGCAAGCGGTTCGCGGACGTGGACGCGTTGCGCGACAACTGGCAGACGATCCGCGACGAGGCCGCCGGGCTGTCCGACGAAGGCCACATCCGTGCGGCGCTGAAGGACACCGACGCCAGTTTCAGCTCCTTCATCAAGGTCGGCTGGAAGCGCTTCTACGTGAAGTGGTACGGCGAACCGCTGCCGTCCGCGCAGAAACTCTGCCCGAGAACGGTGGAACTGGTGAACCGCATCCCCGGCGTCAAGGCCGCGATGTTCGCGCTGCTGCCGCCGGGTACCACCCTCAATCCCCACCGCGATCCGTTCGCGGGCTCGCTGCGCTACCACATGGGCCTGATGACGCCCAATTCGGACGCCTGCCACATCGTGGTGGACGGCCAGGACTACTCGTGGCGTGACGGCGAGGACGTGGTGTTCGACGAAACCTGCGTGCACTGGGTCGAGAACAACACCGACACACCACGCGTGATCCTGATGTGCGACATCGAGCGGCCATTGCGCTCGCGCGCGATGGCGTGGATCAATCACCACGTCAGCAACTTCATGGGCGCGATCACCGCCTCGCCCAACGAAGCCAGCGAACCCACGGGCGCGATCAACCGCCTGTTCTCCGCGTTGCGCCTGCGCCGCGAGAAGAGCCGCGCCTTCAAGCAACGCCACCGCAAGCTGTTCAAGGCGATGAAACTCGCCGGCAGCGTGGTGCTGTTGTGGGTGCTGCTGCTCGCTCCCTGGCCGATTTTGTAG
- a CDS encoding Magnesium and cobalt transport protein CorA: MDTPAPKSMVANCAAYGADGRKIRDITLDEISDFLGQPQGFVWVGLVEPDEPLLEKLQGEFGLHELAVEDAHSAHQRPKIEAYGDSLFIVAQTAQMTEGNIAFGETHLFVGKRYLLSVRHGASQTYAPARKACEQTPEHLALGPSYALYSILDFIVDNYLPIVQDFREELQDLEHDVFSDAANRDVTRRLYDMQRELLTLKLAATPLQDILGQLVRLHPEVIRDEVRPYFRDVQDHVTRVSDAINSMREMLGAAMSVNLSLITVRQNEVVKRLAGWAALLAAPTLLASWYGMNFHDMPELAKPYAYPVIIGITAVVCISLFVVLKRAKWL, translated from the coding sequence ATGGACACACCCGCGCCGAAATCCATGGTCGCCAACTGCGCCGCCTATGGCGCGGACGGCAGGAAGATCCGCGACATCACGCTGGACGAGATCAGCGATTTCCTGGGGCAGCCGCAAGGCTTCGTCTGGGTCGGGCTGGTCGAACCCGACGAGCCGCTGCTGGAGAAACTGCAAGGCGAGTTCGGCCTGCACGAGCTCGCGGTCGAGGACGCGCACAGCGCGCACCAGCGGCCCAAGATCGAGGCCTACGGCGATTCGCTGTTCATCGTCGCGCAGACCGCGCAGATGACCGAGGGCAACATCGCGTTCGGCGAAACCCATTTGTTCGTCGGAAAGCGCTACCTGTTGTCGGTGCGCCACGGCGCCTCGCAGACCTACGCGCCGGCGCGCAAGGCCTGTGAGCAGACGCCGGAGCATCTCGCGCTGGGTCCGAGCTACGCGCTGTATTCCATCCTCGACTTCATCGTGGACAACTACCTGCCGATCGTGCAGGACTTCCGCGAAGAATTGCAGGATCTCGAGCACGACGTCTTCAGCGACGCCGCCAACCGCGACGTCACCCGCCGCCTGTACGACATGCAGCGTGAACTGCTCACCCTGAAACTCGCGGCCACGCCGCTGCAGGACATCCTGGGCCAACTGGTGCGGCTGCACCCCGAGGTGATCCGCGACGAGGTGCGGCCGTACTTCCGCGACGTGCAGGACCACGTCACCCGGGTCAGCGACGCGATCAATTCGATGCGCGAAATGCTGGGCGCGGCGATGAGCGTGAACCTGTCGCTGATCACCGTCCGTCAGAACGAAGTCGTGAAGCGCCTCGCCGGCTGGGCCGCGCTGCTGGCCGCGCCGACCCTGCTGGCGAGCTGGTACGGCATGAACTTCCACGACATGCCGGAACTCGCCAAGCCCTACGCCTATCCGGTGATCATCGGCATCACCGCCGTCGTCTGCATCAGCCTGTTCGTCGTGCTGAAGCGCGCGAAGTGGCTGTAA
- a CDS encoding Magnesium and cobalt efflux protein CorC encodes MSAEPPSTTGPAHRSLWDRLGHMLAGEPRNPEELLEELREAQSNGLLTSETYAMIEGAIRVTEMVVGDVMVPRAQMVTLDIDDDLPAILETVIDSGHSRFPVHGEDKDEILGILLAKDLLRRGQNGALDLRGLLRPAVMIPESMRLNVLLAEFRRSRNHMAVVVDEYGGVAGLVTIEDVLEEIVGEIDDEHDDAVPPKLIVAQADGSWLVDALTPIEDFNEKFGTAFSDEEYDTVGGLVTAEFGHLPDPGESATLGDYAFDVTRADDRRVLQFRVRKANAA; translated from the coding sequence ATGTCCGCAGAACCCCCAAGTACCACCGGCCCCGCCCACCGTTCTCTGTGGGACCGTCTGGGCCACATGCTCGCCGGCGAGCCCCGCAACCCCGAGGAACTGCTGGAGGAACTGCGCGAGGCGCAGTCCAACGGCCTGCTCACCAGCGAAACCTACGCGATGATCGAAGGCGCGATCCGCGTCACCGAGATGGTGGTCGGCGACGTGATGGTGCCGCGCGCGCAGATGGTCACGCTGGACATCGACGACGACCTGCCGGCGATCCTCGAAACCGTGATCGATTCCGGCCACTCGCGCTTTCCGGTGCACGGCGAGGACAAGGACGAGATCCTCGGGATTTTGCTGGCCAAGGATCTGCTGCGGCGCGGCCAGAACGGCGCGCTGGACCTGCGCGGATTGCTCCGCCCCGCGGTGATGATTCCCGAGTCGATGCGGCTCAACGTGCTGCTGGCCGAGTTCCGCCGCTCGCGCAACCACATGGCGGTGGTGGTGGACGAATACGGCGGCGTCGCCGGCCTCGTGACCATCGAGGACGTGCTGGAGGAAATCGTCGGCGAGATCGACGACGAGCACGACGACGCGGTGCCGCCCAAGTTGATCGTCGCGCAGGCGGACGGCAGTTGGCTGGTCGACGCGCTGACGCCGATCGAGGATTTCAACGAAAAGTTCGGCACCGCGTTCTCCGACGAGGAGTACGACACCGTCGGCGGCCTGGTCACCGCCGAGTTCGGCCACCTGCCCGACCCGGGCGAATCGGCGACGCTGGGCGACTACGCGTTCGACGTGACCCGCGCGGACGATCGGCGGGTGCTGCAGTTCCGCGTCCGCAAGGCAAACGCTGCGTAG
- a CDS encoding Metal-dependent hydrolase YbeY, involved in rRNA and/or ribosome maturation and assembly has product MATPRLELDVAYAAPRRGVPSSASFRRWVKAALAGARHRKPAEVSIRIVGAREGCALNRQYRGKDYATNVLSFPVGLPRGVESDLLGDLVICAPVVAREAREQHKRARDHYAHLTVHGVLHLLGYDHQNQRDAERMEALETRILAALGIADPY; this is encoded by the coding sequence ATGGCGACGCCGCGCCTTGAGCTCGACGTGGCGTATGCTGCGCCACGACGCGGCGTGCCGTCGTCCGCGAGTTTCCGGCGCTGGGTGAAAGCAGCGCTTGCCGGCGCACGCCATCGCAAGCCTGCCGAAGTGTCGATCCGCATCGTCGGCGCGCGCGAAGGCTGCGCGCTGAACCGGCAATACCGCGGCAAGGATTACGCCACCAACGTGCTGTCGTTTCCGGTCGGATTGCCACGCGGCGTCGAATCCGACCTGCTCGGCGACCTCGTGATCTGCGCGCCGGTGGTCGCGCGCGAGGCCCGCGAGCAGCACAAGCGCGCACGCGACCACTACGCACACCTCACCGTGCACGGCGTGTTGCACCTGCTCGGTTACGACCACCAGAACCAGCGCGACGCTGAACGCATGGAAGCACTGGAGACGCGCATCCTCGCCGCGCTCGGCATCGCCGATCCCTATTGA
- a CDS encoding Phosphate starvation-inducible protein PhoH, predicted ATPase — MTDGIIQRDFTLEPDDTQRLANLCGPFDEHLRQIELRLGVEINNRGNVFRVIGEEPAVQSGERVLRNLYAATEHETLNGRVLNLRLSEAGVDALAEQQAEGAQEVAIKVKRGTIRGRGPNQVRYLHAIATHDINFGIGPAGTGKTYLAVASAVEALETGRVQRLILVRPAVEAGEKLGFLPGDLTQKVDPYLRPLYDALYEMLGFDKVARLIERSVIEIAPLAYMRGRTLNDSFVILDEAQNSTVEQMKMFLTRIGFGTTTVVTGDVTQVDLPRNTRSGLRNVIEVLRDVEGISFTFFTARDVVRHPLVAKIVRAYEAAEERNGDAAP, encoded by the coding sequence ATGACCGACGGCATCATCCAGCGCGACTTCACGCTCGAACCCGACGACACGCAGCGGCTGGCCAACCTGTGCGGGCCGTTCGACGAGCACCTGCGCCAGATCGAACTGCGGCTCGGGGTCGAGATCAACAACCGCGGCAACGTGTTCCGCGTGATCGGCGAGGAACCCGCCGTGCAGTCGGGCGAGCGCGTGCTGCGCAACCTGTACGCCGCGACCGAGCACGAAACCTTGAACGGCCGCGTGCTGAACCTGCGCCTGTCCGAAGCCGGCGTCGATGCGCTGGCGGAACAACAGGCCGAGGGCGCACAGGAAGTTGCAATCAAGGTGAAGCGCGGCACCATCCGCGGGCGCGGCCCGAACCAGGTGCGCTACCTGCACGCGATCGCCACGCACGACATCAATTTCGGGATCGGCCCGGCCGGCACCGGCAAGACGTACCTCGCGGTCGCGAGCGCGGTCGAAGCGCTGGAAACCGGCCGCGTGCAGAGGCTGATCCTGGTGCGTCCCGCGGTCGAGGCCGGCGAGAAGCTCGGTTTCCTGCCGGGCGACCTCACGCAGAAAGTCGATCCCTACCTGCGCCCGCTGTACGACGCGCTGTACGAGATGCTGGGTTTCGACAAGGTGGCGCGCCTGATCGAGCGCAGCGTGATCGAGATCGCGCCACTGGCCTACATGCGCGGGCGCACGCTCAATGATTCGTTCGTGATCCTCGACGAGGCGCAGAACAGCACCGTCGAGCAGATGAAGATGTTCCTCACCCGCATCGGCTTTGGCACCACCACCGTGGTCACCGGCGACGTGACGCAGGTGGACCTGCCTCGCAACACGCGCTCGGGCCTGCGCAACGTGATCGAGGTGCTGCGCGACGTCGAGGGCATCAGTTTCACCTTCTTCACCGCGCGCGACGTGGTGCGGCACCCGCTGGTCGCCAAGATCGTGCGGGCCTACGAAGCCGCCGAGGAACGCAATGGCGACGCCGCGCCTTGA